A section of the Prochlorococcus marinus str. GP2 genome encodes:
- the cutA gene encoding divalent cation tolerance protein CutA — MITTESSNANALRMAKLLIQNKLAACVSIKQIFSIYKWDDDIEETKEFEITIKSKLEFKDYLIEFLNKNSTYDVPQIIYKKYHAEMKYYDWLNKTI; from the coding sequence ATGATCACAACTGAATCAAGTAACGCAAATGCTTTGCGAATGGCTAAATTACTAATACAAAATAAACTTGCAGCTTGTGTTTCGATAAAGCAAATTTTTTCAATTTATAAGTGGGATGATGATATTGAAGAAACTAAAGAGTTCGAAATTACAATTAAAAGCAAACTAGAATTTAAAGATTATTTAATTGAATTCTTAAATAAAAATTCCACATATGATGTTCCTCAAATTATTTACAAAAAATACCATGCTGAGATGAAATATTATGATTGGTTAAATAAGACTATTTGA
- a CDS encoding adenosine kinase: MKESFRNFEHNKKVDLIGLGNAIVDIIVNIEDEFLEINNLAKGSMNLINSDESQRLLENCKVVKQISGGSSANTVVCLAELGNHVQFIGRVKNDQFGDFFSEDIKQSKTIFNTPPTIEGSSTAHSIILITPDAQRTMCTYLGASIEFEPEDIDFTVIKESKYLYLEGYLWDSELAKKAFIKAAQIAKQSNTKIILSLSDSFCVDRHRESFLELIYEYVDIVFCNESEVLSLFKNDKLASCQEDLSSLCELVIVTLGSNGSLIVNKNNVEIIESITKGKIIDTTGAGDIYAGGFIHGLINNCSLKKCGEIASICAGQIITQLGSRSDIDLKELIK; encoded by the coding sequence ATGAAGGAATCCTTTAGAAATTTTGAACATAATAAAAAGGTAGATCTCATTGGTCTGGGCAACGCAATAGTAGATATTATTGTAAATATTGAGGATGAGTTCCTTGAGATAAATAATCTGGCTAAAGGATCAATGAATCTAATTAATTCTGATGAATCTCAGAGATTATTAGAAAATTGCAAAGTGGTCAAACAAATATCAGGGGGATCCTCAGCAAATACCGTTGTTTGTTTAGCAGAATTAGGTAATCATGTTCAGTTTATTGGAAGGGTTAAAAATGATCAATTTGGGGATTTCTTTTCTGAAGATATTAAACAAAGCAAAACCATATTTAACACTCCACCAACTATTGAAGGTTCTTCAACAGCTCATTCAATTATTTTAATTACACCTGATGCACAAAGAACTATGTGCACTTACCTAGGAGCATCTATAGAGTTTGAACCAGAAGACATTGACTTTACTGTAATTAAGGAAAGTAAATACTTATATTTAGAGGGGTATTTATGGGACAGCGAATTAGCTAAAAAAGCTTTTATTAAAGCCGCCCAAATTGCAAAACAATCCAATACAAAAATAATTCTTTCATTGTCTGATTCATTTTGTGTAGATAGACATCGTGAGAGTTTCTTGGAATTAATTTATGAATATGTAGATATTGTTTTTTGTAATGAATCCGAGGTGTTAAGTCTATTTAAAAATGATAAATTAGCAAGCTGCCAAGAAGACCTATCTTCCTTATGTGAATTAGTCATAGTAACTCTCGGAAGCAATGGTTCTCTCATAGTTAACAAAAATAATGTTGAAATAATTGAGTCAATAACGAAAGGCAAGATTATTGATACTACAGGAGCGGGAGATATCTATGCGGGTGGATTTATCCATGGATTAATAAACAATTGTTCCCTAAAAAAATGCGGAGAGATAGCTTCAATTTGTGCAGGACAAATAATTACGCAATTAGGATCTAGATCGGATATTGATCTTAAAGAGTTAATAAAATAA
- the cobK gene encoding precorrin-6A reductase: protein MQNQENCYKNVWILSGTSDGPEIANRLLELNYSVFASVLTYKAGQAYIENPKLHIITGKLNNKDQIINFINKNKIACVVDATHPFAVIISKNLNNACKEINIPFLLFERKSLIKNTNNFFYIDHLKDINNVDIENKNILLAIGSRFLNDTANYYMNRKANVFTRVLPTYEGITKAFGSCIKNSNIAILEPSKKNKSFLEKKLCDFWEIDYVLCRESGSYSQKNWESIVSGSKMKLFLVKRPIVKNDNSYSFDQYHDLINHIINNIDV from the coding sequence ATGCAGAATCAAGAAAATTGCTATAAAAATGTTTGGATCCTATCAGGAACTTCGGATGGACCTGAAATAGCTAATAGGCTTCTTGAACTTAATTATTCAGTCTTTGCAAGTGTTTTAACTTATAAAGCAGGGCAAGCTTATATTGAAAATCCAAAGTTACATATCATTACGGGAAAATTAAATAATAAAGATCAAATTATTAATTTCATAAATAAAAATAAAATCGCATGCGTTGTCGATGCTACTCATCCATTTGCAGTAATAATTTCTAAAAATCTTAATAATGCATGTAAAGAGATTAATATACCTTTCTTACTATTTGAGAGGAAATCTCTAATAAAAAACACTAATAATTTTTTTTATATTGATCATTTAAAGGATATAAATAACGTTGATATAGAAAATAAGAATATTCTTCTGGCTATAGGATCAAGATTTCTTAACGATACAGCTAATTATTATATGAATCGTAAAGCAAATGTATTTACAAGAGTACTTCCAACTTACGAGGGCATAACTAAAGCTTTTGGATCATGTATTAAAAATTCAAACATAGCCATACTCGAACCAAGTAAAAAAAATAAAAGTTTTTTAGAAAAAAAACTTTGTGATTTTTGGGAGATAGATTATGTTCTATGCAGAGAATCTGGAAGTTATTCTCAGAAAAACTGGGAGAGTATAGTTTCTGGAAGTAAAATGAAGTTATTTTTGGTCAAAAGGCCGATAGTTAAAAATGATAATTCTTACTCTTTTGATCAATATCACGATTTGATAAATCACATAATTAACAATATTGATGTTTAA
- a CDS encoding adenylosuccinate synthase — MANVVVIGAQWGDEGKGKITDLLSRSADVVVRYQGGVNAGHTIVVDDKVLKLHLIPSGILYKNTSCLIGSGTVVDPKILLKEIDMLIDNGIDISGLKISSTSHVTMPYHRILDEAMEADRGSNKIGTTGRGIGPTYADKSQRNGIRIRDLLSKERLKDVIEIPLREKNGLLEKIYGIKPLKLEDILEEYLDYGERLSKHVVDCTRTIHAASKNKKNILFEGAQGTLLDLDHGTYPFVTSSNPISGGACIGAGVGPTLIDRVIGVAKAYTTRVGEGPFPTELQGSINDQLCDRGSEFGTTTGRRRRCGWFDGVIGKYAVSVNGLDCLAVTKLDVLDELDEIQVCIAYDLDGEEIDYFPTNSDDLKKCKPIFKTLKGWQCSTADCRKLSDLPKNAMNYLRFLAELMEVPIAIVSLGANRDQTIVIEDPIHGPKRALLR; from the coding sequence TTGGCTAATGTTGTTGTAATCGGAGCCCAATGGGGTGACGAAGGAAAAGGTAAAATAACGGATTTACTTAGTCGTTCGGCGGATGTCGTCGTGCGCTACCAAGGGGGAGTAAATGCAGGCCATACTATAGTTGTAGATGATAAAGTCTTAAAATTACATCTAATTCCCTCAGGAATACTTTATAAAAATACTTCTTGTTTAATTGGGTCGGGAACTGTTGTAGATCCAAAAATTTTGCTAAAAGAAATTGATATGTTAATTGATAATGGAATTGATATCTCGGGATTAAAAATTTCATCAACATCTCATGTAACAATGCCCTACCACCGAATTTTGGATGAAGCGATGGAGGCTGATAGAGGGTCAAACAAAATAGGGACTACAGGTCGCGGTATTGGGCCAACTTATGCGGACAAGTCGCAAAGAAATGGTATTAGAATAAGAGATTTGCTAAGTAAGGAACGGCTAAAGGATGTTATCGAAATTCCATTAAGAGAAAAAAACGGTCTACTAGAAAAAATCTATGGCATTAAACCACTTAAATTAGAAGATATTCTTGAAGAATATCTTGACTATGGGGAAAGATTATCAAAGCATGTTGTTGACTGTACGAGGACTATCCATGCAGCCTCAAAAAACAAGAAGAATATTCTTTTCGAAGGTGCTCAAGGTACTCTACTTGACTTAGATCATGGGACTTATCCTTTTGTTACCTCATCAAACCCTATATCAGGAGGTGCATGTATTGGTGCTGGAGTGGGTCCAACTTTAATTGATAGAGTCATAGGTGTCGCGAAGGCTTACACTACAAGAGTTGGAGAGGGGCCATTCCCAACGGAATTGCAAGGGAGTATTAATGATCAACTCTGTGATAGAGGTAGTGAATTTGGAACTACTACTGGCAGAAGGAGAAGATGTGGATGGTTTGATGGGGTTATTGGTAAATATGCTGTATCTGTAAATGGTCTTGATTGTTTAGCAGTTACGAAACTAGATGTGTTAGATGAATTAGATGAGATACAAGTTTGTATTGCATATGATCTGGATGGAGAGGAAATAGACTACTTTCCTACAAATTCAGATGACTTAAAAAAATGTAAGCCAATCTTCAAAACATTAAAAGGTTGGCAATGTTCAACTGCAGATTGCAGAAAACTATCTGATCTCCCAAAGAATGCTATGAATTATCTAAGATTTTTAGCTGAATTAATGGAGGTTCCAATTGCCATTGTCTCGTTGGGAGCGAATAGAGATCAAACCATAGTAATTGAAGACCCAATTCATGGTCCTAAAAGAGCACTTCTTAGGTGA
- a CDS encoding single-stranded DNA-binding protein: protein MNHCLIQAVINSAPQMRYTKENQTPIAEMIVNFKGLRSEDPPRDLKIIGWGNIAQEMLNELKEGQNIVIEGRLKMNSVTRKDGTKEKQPELTASKIHQISPVEVIKSDQKENNDSFENKGTPKKSSWDSSPLVPEVDEIPF from the coding sequence ATGAATCATTGTTTAATTCAGGCGGTAATTAATAGCGCTCCCCAAATGAGGTATACCAAAGAAAACCAAACTCCAATTGCAGAAATGATTGTTAATTTTAAAGGATTACGCAGTGAAGATCCACCCAGAGATCTCAAGATCATAGGATGGGGGAATATTGCCCAAGAAATGCTAAATGAACTAAAGGAGGGGCAAAATATTGTTATTGAGGGACGTCTAAAGATGAATTCTGTCACTAGAAAAGACGGAACAAAAGAAAAGCAACCAGAACTAACAGCTTCAAAGATTCATCAAATATCACCAGTTGAAGTTATTAAGTCTGATCAAAAAGAAAATAATGATTCATTTGAAAATAAAGGAACCCCCAAAAAATCTAGTTGGGATAGTTCACCATTAGTACCTGAAGTTGACGAAATACCTTTTTAG